GTTCTTCAGCTTCGGCACCAACGACCTCACCCAGACCACCTTCGGGTACTCCCGGGACGACGCGGAGGGCAAATTCCTGGCGGAGTACGTGCGGCTCCACGTGCTGCCCGAGAACCCCTTCCACGTCCTGGACCGTGACGGGGTGGGACGCCTCCTGGAGATCGCCGTGCAGGACGGACGGGGAACCCGACCGGCCATCCAGATCGGTATCTGTGGGGAACACGGGGGGAACCCCAGCAGCATCGCCTTCTGCCACAAACTGGGGCTGAAGTACGTCAGCTGCTCCCCCTTCCGAGTCCCCGTGGCCCGTCTTTCCGCGGCCCTCTCGGTCCTGGGGCTGCTCTCCTGACGGAACGCACGAACCGAAAGGGGCCCCGCCTGCGCAGCGGGGCCCCTTTTTTGTCGAAGGGAGGAAGCCCATGACCATCCGAGAAGAATGGGAAGCCACGGAGGCGCAAATCCTCTCACCCCGGGCATGCCCTGCCGCAAGGACGAAGGGCAGGCTTCGGGAGGAGCCGCCCTGTCCGCTTCGCACCTGCTTCCAGCGGGACCGGGATCGGGTGATCCACTCCAAGGCCTTCCGACGCCTCAAGCACAAGACCCAGGTGCTCCTCCTGCCCGAGGGAGACCACCTGCGCACCCGCCTCACCCACACCCTGGAGGTCTCTCAGATCGCCCGCACCATCTCCCGAGCCCTGCGCCTCAACGAAGACCTCACCGAGGCCATTGCCCTAGCCCACGACCTGGGACATACCCCCTTCGGTCACATGGGGGAGCGGGTGCTGAACCGGCTGGCCCGAGAGGCGGGGCTGGAAGGCTTCCACCACGCCCAGCAGAGCCTCCGGGTGGTGGACCATCTGGAAAAGGGGGGGAAGGGGCTCAACCTGACCTGGGAGGTGCGCATGGGCATCCTCCAGCACTCCAAGGGGCAGGTCCGGGTGGGGGAGGGGTTCGCCCTGGAATCCCCCTCCTCCCTGGAGGCTTGGGTGGTTCGGGTGTCCGACTCCATTGCCTACCTGAACCACGACCTGGACGACGCCCTGCGAGCCCGGCTCCTTCGGGAGGAGGAAATCCCCGATGTGGTCACCCGGCGCCTCGGAAAAACCCACGGAGAGCGAATCTGTCGCATGGTGGAGGATGTGGTGGCCTCAAGCGGGGAGGAGATCCGCTTCGGGGCGGAGGTGCTGGAGAGCATGGAAGCCCTTCGGGCGTTTCTGTTGGAGCGGGTCTACGCGGCTCCCCCCGTGAAGGCGGAGGAACCCAAGGTGGCCTTTCTGGTGGAGACCCTCTTCCGCCGCTGCCTGAAGACCAATCCCCAGTGGGGTCCCAGGCAAGTCCTGGACCACATCTCCGGCATGACGGATCGCTATGCCCTTCAGGTCTTCGAACGGGAGAACGTCCCCCGTCCCTGGCCGGAGAATCCGATCGTCAATTGGTAATGCGGTACTGTTTCAGCAGATCCTGGTATTTCTTTTCCACCTCGTTGGCCGGGCTCAGGTCCTTGGCGTAGGGTTTCGCCTGGGGGTTGGCAGGAGTGGCCGCCTTGGCGGGGGGACGCTTCGCCGCCACCACCGGCTCCGCAGGAGCCTCCGTCGCCACGGGGGTCTCCGGCGTCTCGACGCTAGCCTCCGACTCCGCAGGCTGCACGGACCGCTCCTGGCTCCCGTAGCGCAGGGCGTAGCGTCCCTGCACCGAGGCGTCGTCCGCAGGGGCCAGGAGAAGCTGCGGGGCATTGCCGTCCTCCCGAGCGGCGACGCGGCTTCCCCCGTGGAAGGGGCATTCCGCCGTGGGGGCTTCCCCAGTCCGGAGGGCCACCTCGGCTCCCTGGCAGGAGCCGGTGGCAAGAAAACCGGTCTTCCGGCAGACCCGGACGATTTCCACATGTCCCTCCGCAGGGACGGTGAAGCGAGCTGGGGTTCCCCGCAGGCGAACCGCCTCCGTCACGAACCGCTTCCACACCGGAGCGGCCACCTTCCCCCCCACCGCCTTGGCCCCCAGGGAGGTGTGGTTGTCGTTGCCCACGTACACCACCGCCACCAGGCCGGGAACCCCGCCCACGAACCAGGCGTCGCTCCAGTCG
The sequence above is drawn from the Aminomonas paucivorans DSM 12260 genome and encodes:
- a CDS encoding deoxyguanosinetriphosphate triphosphohydrolase, translated to MTIREEWEATEAQILSPRACPAARTKGRLREEPPCPLRTCFQRDRDRVIHSKAFRRLKHKTQVLLLPEGDHLRTRLTHTLEVSQIARTISRALRLNEDLTEAIALAHDLGHTPFGHMGERVLNRLAREAGLEGFHHAQQSLRVVDHLEKGGKGLNLTWEVRMGILQHSKGQVRVGEGFALESPSSLEAWVVRVSDSIAYLNHDLDDALRARLLREEEIPDVVTRRLGKTHGERICRMVEDVVASSGEEIRFGAEVLESMEALRAFLLERVYAAPPVKAEEPKVAFLVETLFRRCLKTNPQWGPRQVLDHISGMTDRYALQVFERENVPRPWPENPIVNW